A window of the Ostrea edulis chromosome 1, xbOstEdul1.1, whole genome shotgun sequence genome harbors these coding sequences:
- the LOC125663657 gene encoding divergent protein kinase domain 1C-like — protein MHWRTYLHYFLLLVEASVFSLKLGILVYAANMVFVLTYNSPCSDEEALKTIHKLCLDALNKKAFGNLCLPLCESLDLQYSFCTNGGEKDVFFMSWDNSITPSPAQLVMKRTRFTDQIVNNLYSTKRDDFVNVFLTELKTLVNRHTKSKYIGNMKDLLQLFWTIEEDKHLKHENVDFLRNVIGLAFQSEYMFMLLHPIGNIAPSLRGSCGQFYFMEHVPLRLSDVAITWSSQVSIAVKLLDLVQQMEDAYFERLHMCDVKADNFGLDDNNHLKLLDIDSLHFHSALVRKMSDQHCLHDRDCQVWNCRGLCNMTSQKCRPLRFNSNLQNVCEEIFLGADSYDGLLSNPPSSVGDDLREILHSCVVSNHISDVDQDFTSQEMKIIDLLKTILKKKTTSSIR, from the exons GCGGACTTATCTGCACTATTTTCTCCTTTTGGTGGAAGCATCTGTTTTCTCCCTGAAGTTAGGAATACTTGTCTACGCGGCGAACATGGTATTTGTATTGACATATAACTCGCCATGCTCGGACGAAGAAGCCCTCAAAACAATACATAAACTG TGTCTGGATGCTCTGAATAAAAAAGCCTTCGGGAATTTATGTTTACCCCTCTGCGAGTCGCTAGATCTTCAATACAGTTTTTGTACAAATGGTGGAGAAAAAGATGTGTTCTTCATGTCGTGGGACAATTCAATCACACCTTCACCCGCTCAACTTGTCATGAAAAGAACAAGATTTACAGACCAAATAGTAAACAACTTATATTCCACTAAAAGAGACGactttgtaaatgtttttctgACAGAATTGAAAACTCTAGTAAATAGGCATACTAAAAGCAAATATATTGGCAATATGAAAGACTTGCTGCAACTATTTTGGACCATTGAAGAAGATAAGCACTTGAAACATGAAAACGTAGACTTCCTAAGAAATGTAATTGGACTTGCATTTCAAAGTGAATACATGTTTATGTTACTTCATCCAATAGGCAATATTGCACCGTCACTCCGTGGGTCTTGTGGACAGTTTTATTTCATGGAACATGTACCCCTTCGCCTGAGTGACGTAGCGATCACGTGGTCATCACAGGTCTCTATCGCTGTAAAACTGCTAGATCTCGTTCAACAGATGGAAGATGCTTATTTTGAGAGACTCCACATGTGTGACGTAAAAGCGGACAACTTTGGCCTGGACGACAATAATCACCTAAAACTTTTAGATATCGATTCCCTTCACTTTCATTCAGCTCTAGTACGCAAAATGTCGGACCAACATTGCTTACATGACAGAGATTGTCAAGTGTGGAATTGCCGAGGACTGTGCAATATGACGTCCCAAAAATGTCGTCCACTCCGATTCAACAGTAATCTACAG AATGTCTGTGAGGAAATATTCCTTGGCGCCGATTCCTACGACGGCTTATTAAGTAATCCACCTAGTTCTGTTGGTGACGATCTGAGAGAAATTCTCCACAGCTGTGTTGTCTCAAATCACATATCTGATGTTGACCAAGACTTCACATCACAAGAGATGAAAATTATAGACCTACttaaaactattttgaaaaaaaaaactacctcTTCCATAaggtaa